One window from the genome of Salvia splendens isolate huo1 chromosome 9, SspV2, whole genome shotgun sequence encodes:
- the LOC121749356 gene encoding uncharacterized protein LOC121749356 has protein sequence MSTNPKTPNQPSPHPESLGDINLKTKLDGDNYPLWVNLMERAIGGKGLTSHITGVSDPPPITDPTYPTWQQRNHCCFNWIINNIEATLVNEVSQYKATKDLWEGLATTYGSGADPFQVSNLHRQTYGMKQRGMTLEALWQKFQDLWLSIDSRDPNPMDTPSSIEKYNQITQRHIVYQFLWALDDRYDTIKREILNKEPLSSVRTTYGMVR, from the coding sequence ATGTCAACCAACCCCAAAACACCAAACCAACCGTCCCCACATCCAGAGTCGTTGGGGGACATAAATTTGAAAACCAAGCTAGACGGGGACAATTACCCCCTATGGGTGAATCTGATGGAACGAGCCATCGGAGGGAAGGGTCTGACGTCTCACATCACTGGAGTTTCAGACCCTCCGCCGATTACCGATCCAACCTATCCGACGTGGCAGCAACGAAATCATTGCTGTTTCAACTGGATCATAAACAACATCGAGGCTACCCTCGTGAATGAAGTCTCACAGTACAAGGCGACCAAAGATCTGTGGGAAGGTCTGGCCACTACGTACGGAAGCGGAGCAGATCCGTTTCAAGTTTCGAACCTGCACAGACAAACATATGGAATGAAACAGAGAGGAATGACATTAGAGGCATTATGGCAGAAATTTCAAGATCTATGGTTATCCATAGACAGTCGCGACCCCAATCCTATGGACACCCCCTCAAGCATAGAGAAGTATAATCAAATCACCCAAAGGCATATAGTCTACCAATTTTTATGGGCTCTCGACGATCGGTATGACACCATCAAGAGAGAAATCCTTAACAAGGAACCTCTCTCATCTGTGAGAACAACCTATGGAATGGTTAGGTGA